A DNA window from Puntigrus tetrazona isolate hp1 unplaced genomic scaffold, ASM1883169v1 S000000644, whole genome shotgun sequence contains the following coding sequences:
- the LOC122334791 gene encoding serine/threonine-protein kinase pim-2-like: protein MKYINIPDHAEPVPLEIGLTVLANNGPSSPHIVELLDWQEFPDHYVMVLQCPSPCENLFDYLERCGGILDENFARHVMQQVVEAADKCCSRGVLHRDIKLENLLVNTDNLDVTLIDFGCGDLLHEMPYSTFSGTEEYCPPEYSETCKYHGRPATVFSLGVVLYTLVCGYYPDHTDLDKIKNWLWYLPSLSKECSHLINACLHPDPEERMPLDRLLLHDWFNVIPKVVKRRAPCYSHTGSAL, encoded by the exons atgaaatatatcaacatt CCTGATCACGCCGAACCCGTTCCCCTGGAAATCGGCCTGACCGTCCTTGCCAATAATGGTCCCAGCTCACCCCACATCGttgagctgctggactggcaggagTTTCCAGACCATTATGTTATGGTCTTGCAGTGCCCCTCGCCCTGTGAGAACCTGTTTGATTATTTGGAGCGCTGTGGAGGCATCTTAGATGAAAACTTTGCACGGCACGTGATGCAGCAGGTCGTCGAGGCTGCTGACAAATGCTGCAGCCGTGGAGTTCTTCATAGAGACATCAAACTGGAGAACTTGTTAGTTAACACAGACAACCTGGACGTGACTCTGATTGATTTCGGCTGCGGGGACCTGCTGCATGAAATGCCGTACAGCACCTTTAGTG GTACAGAGGAATACTGCCCCCCTGAATATTCAGAGACGTGCAAGTACCACGGACGGCCagcaacagtgttttcactggGGGTAGTTTTGTACACTTTGGTCTGCGGCTATTATCCAGACCACACCGATCTGGACAAGATCAAGAACTGGCTGTGGTATCTGCCCAGCTTGTCAAAAG aatgcagcCATTTGATCAACGCCTGCCTGCATCCCGACCCCGAGGAGAGAATGCCTCTTGACAGACTCCTTCTCCATGACTGGTTTAAC GTCATCCCAAAAGTCGTGAAGAGAAGAGCACCCTGCTACAgccacacaggaagtgccctGTAG